The following are from one region of the Fimbriimonadaceae bacterium genome:
- the purL gene encoding phosphoribosylformylglycinamidine synthase subunit PurL, with amino-acid sequence MAATAPAIYLSMGLNESEYNLLVQLMGREPTLTELGMFAVMWSEHCGYKYSRPVLAYFKEYKKAMEGEGLENAGVVDMGDGLGVVMKVESHNHPSAVEPYQGAATGVGGIIRDIFTMGARPIASLNSLRFGPVEPGQASPEVVARNRYLFEHVVAGIGGYGNCVGVPTVAGEVSFHPRYSGNPLVNAMCVGIVKLDEVASASAGGVGNPVIYLGSATGKDGIHGATFASDTLGEDSDAKRPNVQIGDPFAEKLLIEATLEALRTGAVQAIQDMGAAGLTCSTVEMSSKGGVGMAVDLDLVPMREADMSAYELMLSESQERMLAVAHRGREQEVIDVFHKWGVHAVVIGHVTDDGLVTVTRHGKVEAQVTAKHLTDFCPTYTVEPAVPDYHEKAKRFDPSSLPATDHREALLALLASPNIADKTHVYRQYDQQVQTQTVLVPGQADAAVLAPRGTKKGLAVKIDGNALHTYFDPYAGGVGAVAEAARNVACTGAKPVAATDGLNFGNPQSPQVYWQFERAVRGIADACDALGTPVVSGNVSFYNESSLGEVLPTPLVGVVGILEDAADRVPGRAGPGLTVGVLSYPLAPVQQGLGASAFMATVHGVEDGLPTPADLAGEKALHGVLVDLAKARLAASAHDVSEGGIAVALAESLKQGTGLRADLGGLPVAGGLTDDALLFGEFPGHVVVLTSDPQGVARLVAGRTEWTVVGSTDDSGEVTVSRQSKVLLSVTEAELSGASARGLEDALTNPIEAADV; translated from the coding sequence ATGGCTGCCACCGCCCCTGCAATCTACCTGTCGATGGGGCTGAACGAGTCGGAATACAACCTCCTGGTCCAATTGATGGGCCGAGAACCGACCCTGACCGAACTCGGGATGTTCGCCGTCATGTGGAGCGAGCACTGCGGCTACAAGTACTCGCGGCCCGTCCTCGCCTACTTCAAGGAGTACAAGAAGGCGATGGAGGGCGAGGGGCTGGAGAACGCCGGCGTCGTCGACATGGGCGACGGGCTCGGCGTCGTCATGAAGGTCGAGAGCCACAACCATCCGTCTGCCGTCGAGCCTTACCAAGGCGCCGCGACCGGCGTGGGCGGCATTATCCGCGACATCTTCACGATGGGGGCCCGCCCCATCGCCAGCCTGAACTCGTTGCGGTTCGGCCCCGTCGAGCCGGGCCAGGCCAGCCCGGAAGTCGTCGCACGGAACCGCTACCTGTTTGAACATGTCGTCGCCGGGATCGGCGGATACGGGAACTGCGTCGGCGTACCGACGGTGGCGGGTGAAGTTTCGTTCCACCCTCGATACAGTGGCAACCCGCTTGTCAACGCGATGTGCGTCGGGATCGTCAAGCTGGACGAGGTCGCCTCTGCCTCGGCCGGTGGGGTGGGGAACCCGGTCATTTACCTCGGGAGCGCCACCGGGAAGGACGGCATCCACGGTGCGACTTTCGCCAGCGACACGCTGGGCGAAGACAGCGACGCCAAGCGGCCCAACGTCCAGATCGGCGACCCGTTTGCGGAGAAGCTGCTGATTGAAGCGACCTTGGAGGCCCTTCGGACAGGGGCGGTCCAGGCGATCCAGGACATGGGGGCGGCGGGACTGACCTGCTCGACGGTGGAGATGTCCAGCAAGGGCGGGGTCGGTATGGCGGTCGACCTGGACCTTGTCCCGATGCGCGAGGCGGACATGTCGGCCTATGAGCTGATGCTGAGCGAGAGCCAAGAACGCATGCTCGCCGTCGCCCACCGGGGGAGGGAGCAGGAAGTCATCGACGTGTTCCACAAGTGGGGCGTGCACGCGGTGGTGATCGGCCATGTGACCGACGACGGCTTGGTCACGGTCACCCGGCACGGCAAGGTGGAGGCGCAGGTCACGGCCAAGCACCTCACCGACTTTTGCCCGACCTACACGGTGGAGCCGGCGGTGCCGGACTACCACGAAAAAGCCAAGAGGTTCGACCCGTCTTCGTTGCCCGCGACCGACCACCGCGAAGCCCTGCTCGCCCTGCTGGCCAGCCCCAACATCGCGGACAAAACCCACGTCTACCGTCAGTACGACCAGCAGGTCCAGACCCAGACCGTCCTGGTCCCCGGACAGGCCGACGCTGCCGTGCTTGCCCCGCGGGGGACCAAAAAGGGCCTGGCGGTGAAGATCGACGGCAACGCCCTGCACACCTACTTCGACCCGTACGCCGGCGGGGTCGGGGCAGTCGCCGAGGCGGCCCGCAACGTGGCCTGCACCGGAGCCAAGCCGGTGGCGGCGACCGACGGCCTGAACTTCGGCAACCCGCAGTCTCCCCAGGTCTATTGGCAGTTTGAGCGGGCCGTGCGCGGTATCGCCGACGCGTGCGACGCCCTGGGGACACCAGTGGTCAGCGGCAACGTCAGCTTCTATAACGAAAGTTCCCTCGGCGAGGTCTTGCCGACACCGCTGGTCGGCGTCGTCGGCATCCTTGAGGACGCGGCAGACCGCGTGCCCGGTCGGGCCGGGCCCGGTCTCACCGTCGGGGTGCTGAGCTATCCCCTGGCGCCGGTCCAGCAGGGACTTGGGGCCAGCGCGTTCATGGCGACCGTCCACGGGGTCGAGGACGGCCTTCCGACCCCCGCCGACCTGGCTGGCGAGAAGGCGCTCCACGGCGTCCTGGTCGACTTGGCCAAGGCACGACTGGCCGCCAGCGCCCACGACGTCAGTGAGGGCGGGATTGCGGTCGCCCTGGCCGAGTCCCTGAAGCAAGGGACGGGGCTAAGGGCCGACCTTGGCGGGCTCCCCGTCGCGGGGGGGCTTACCGACGACGCCTTGCTCTTTGGCGAGTTCCCTGGTCATGTCGTGGTGCTCACGTCCGACCCCCAGGGAGTCGCCCGTCTTGTCGCGGGCCGGACGGAGTGGACGGTGGTCGGGTCCACCGACGATAGCGGCGAGGTCACGGTCAGCCGACAATCCAAGGTGTTGCTGTCGGTGACCGAGGCGGAACTCTCTGGCGCGTCGGCCCGAGGTTTGGAAGACGCCCTGACGAACCCGATCGAAGCGGCAGACGTCTGA